The following is a genomic window from Bubalus bubalis isolate 160015118507 breed Murrah chromosome 6, NDDB_SH_1, whole genome shotgun sequence.
AGTGGGTAGGAACAGCCATGTTACTGAGGCCAGGCCAGGGAAGGAGGTTTTATGCAGGTGCGGGGAGAGCAGAATTCACAGGCCATCAGTTCACGGTCCCTGCTCCTGTGCCTCCCCATCTAACTCTGGGCCTGCCTCCGTGTCTCTCCAACTGCACGGtccttagttgctctgtggtgtccaactctttgcagtcccatggactgtggcccgccaggctcctctgtccactgggcttctccaggcaagaatatgggagtgagttgccatacctcctccagggcatcttcccaacccaggaatcaaaggtctccaacccaggtctcccacgttgcaggcagattctttatcatctgagccaccagggaagcccatgaatactggagtgggtagcctatccctgcttcagggatgttcctgacccaggaatcgaaccagagtctcctgcacagcaggcagattctttaccagctaggctaccagggaaccccCCTGGTACCTTAAAGCAACCCTGGCCTGACTGCATGGACTCTAGACTCAAGACTAAAGGAAAACAGAGATGAGAAGTTAGATGTACAAAGGCTGCTAAATTAAGAAGGGGAGAGGAAGCTGGAGGCTAACTTAAGCTCTAACTGGGGTGCCTGGTgaggtggtggggctgggggtggagagagATACCTTCAGGTACCCTGGCTGTGGTCAGGGAGGAATTCTTGAAACTGTAGGATGGGGTGGTCTTCCTCAAAGAGCAGGCTGGCTTAGCTCCCAGAAAACTCATCACAAATTCCTTAACAGAGGGGGCCGCATACTTGAATAAGCAAATCTAGCTGAAGGTCTATGACACCAATTACTTTCGCCCTTGGcaagtggaaaataaaaatgtccctGGGGGAGGAAGAAATAAGTTGATTTGAACCACTGTAGGTGCCCTAGGAATAAACTGGCACCAAATAGCTTTGGCGCTGGGAACCATTCCCTTCAACATGGCTTCAGGCAAACAAAGGTTAAAATTGGAATAACTTGGAGCCACCCAAGGTGATTGCTTTGAAAGCCAACATTCATGCTTAATTATCATGACCAAGACAGGAACAGGAGAAGAGTCTTGAATTTCAAAACCCATAGATTACGTAGAAATCCCATTTATCtaattattttcacttctttctccctatagaaagggaaagttgctcagtcgtgtcccactctttgtgaccccagggactatactgtccatggaattctccaggccagaatactggagtgggtagcctttcccttctccagggatcttcccaacccagggatcaaacccaggtctcccacattgcaggcggattctttaccagctgaaccacaagggaagccctagaatactggagtgggtagcctatcccttctccaggggatcttcctgacccagaaatcgaaccggggtctcctgcattgcttgcagattctttaccaactgagctatcagggcaaCCTCCTTCTCCCTATAGAATCCTCCCTATAGCCGATAGCATTACTCTcatctgatttttgttgttgttccgcAAAAGAACGTGATGGATTTATTTCAAGAGTACATATTTCAGTCTTTAAATGCTGTTAAGAGAAACGAGGCTTGTTGAAATGTAAGTTGGAGGCGGGCATGTGGTAGACAATATCTTATGGAATAGTTTCACATCTCATCTGAAACTTaactaaactttttattttcaaagactcTGATTGGAGGAACTGGAGAATGGATAGCAGGAGCAAAGGCAGCCTGGGAGCCCGCCAGGTGATGTGCTCAAACTAGAATGAGAACGTGCTGCACTCCCACTCAATGCCAGGCCAATACATTAGGCATGAGATAGATGTTACCTCATTATCTCAGACCTTACAACATCCCTAGAGGGAGACATTTAGTGAACCTTCGAGGgaactggcccaaggtcaccgAATTAGTAAATAGCAGTACTGGGACCAGGCCACTCCCCAGTCCTCTCCACCACACTTCCTTCCTTGAGTTGACATACATGGATACTCACCCAGAGCCCAGTATAGCACAGAAGTGTGTGTGCGTGAGCACACATGTGCACTGGAGTTTTCATGCCCTCTTTCTCCCCTGCTAAGCAGACCAGAGCTCCCCTGACTTCAAGGAGAGAGTTGGAGGCCTTGGGTTTCTCATATTCACAGCCATAGACTGTCTTTCAAATGTGAAGGACACTGGTCTACATCTTGTTGGGCTTGTAAGAATTCCTCTGTTTGTGCCTTATTCATGCCTGAGTGTGCAGCAGTGTGTTTGTGTGACTGCACCAACACACTCCTGGGTGTGTGTGAGTTCTGGAAGGTGTAACTGTCCCTCCGGGGGCCCCTTTGTGTGACATGTGAAGAAAAGTCCCTCTCCCCACCAGTAACCAGAAGTAAGCAATTGGTCCCATCAGACTCGGCTTTCCAGTGGCTGGACTGTGCCTGGCATAGGGATTCAGTAACTAAGAAGGCCGAAAAGAGTTACTAACCGTTTTTCCTCCAGGGTCTGAAATACCCCAGAAGTGCAGCAGCAATGACCATCATGGCAAGCAGGCTTGCAGGCAGCCAAGGGACCAGCCAGTTGCTACTGGTGGGGGCAGGTAAGACCTGAGGATCTGGGGGGTGAGTAGAGGTCACCATGAACATTGAGGATGAAATTCACAAACACACCCAGACAAGCGCAGGAGAGTCAGAGTGGCTGGCGTTAGTGGGAAACGCCTGGCCTGAAGAAGCCTAGGCAACGGGAATGAGGGAAGGACCAAAGGATGTCAACGTGGATGGGCATCCCGTGGCTGACCATGTGGCCCCCCCGCCCATGGTTTCCCCTCCCTCTCCGTGGGCTTCACTATTTCCCCACCAGGTTCAGTGGAGATGTTCCCAGCAGGGTCCATGCTCAGTCAGTCATGCAGTGCCTGCTCTGTACCCAGCATTGAGCCGGGCACGGCAGGAGGAACACAGATCAGTGAGGTCGAGGGCTCAGAGCCCAGCTGGGGGACAAGACCTACCATCCACCGAGAGTGTCTCGGGCTCACTTGTCTCTCTGGAGACACGGTTCCCAGCCTCACAGGAGTAGTTCCCAGCATCCTGCTCTGACATCACCCGGAAGAGGCAGGAGGCGGGTCCCCCATGGGGAGCCACGTGGTTCCGCAGGATGTCCCCATTGAGGTGGAATGAGTACAGAATCGGAGGGGAGCCCCTCTGGACCTCACAGAGGAGCTCCACCTCGTCCCCCACAGCTAGGCTGGTGGGTCTCAGGGTGAGCAGAGGACGGGACACGGGAGCTGGGGAGCACACAATTGGGAGGTCAGTGGACTACCCAGGCGCCTCCCTTAGGGACCCCTCCCCACACAATCAGGGGCCCCACTGCCCATAGCCCAGGAGTCTAAGCagtgtctcccctcccccactcaccCCACACCCTGAGCTCCAGCTGAGGGCTCCGTTTCTGGACCTGGCCACTCTCAGGGGATGCCTTGCACCAGTAAAGCCCGGcgtctccctctttggctgctgGGATGCGGAGTTCTGGGCGGGAGCTCCTGTTCTGCAGGGTGCGGCCCTCCttgtggaaggaaaagagaagccGCAAGGCCGACTTCTGACTGTGCAGCTTCGTCTGGCATCTCAGGGTCACAGGGCTCCCCTCGCAGAGCTCGTGAGAGGGGAGGGCTGTCAGCACGGGAGGCAGGAACAGCTCTGGGGAGAGACAGCTGGGGGCTCAGGACGGGAGTCTTGACAGTGAGGCCTGGGGAGGCTGAGGTCTGAGCTTCGGCCCACTCCAGACCCCACGGGAAATACCGTCACCGTCTCCCAGCACCTCACCGCTCATCCCAACCACAAACCCTGAAACAATGCCCATGCTCCCAAGCTCCTCTGGGGTCCCAGAAAGCCAGACCCGGAGGGGCCTTAGTGGTCACCTAGTCCCTAGAGGGGAAGAGTCTGGCTCAGGGTCTCAAGGGGGCAGTGAGCATCAGGGTTGCTTCTGGGCTCTTCCCGCCCTGCCCGCCCAGGGCAtcttccacctccttccctgaCTCCAAGCATGTCCCATGGTGGGGGAGGGTATGCAGACAGCATCTTGGGCATCACAGGGACCTGCCGACTGACCCAGCAGCAGGGGCAGCCAGAGAGAGGGGTGCAGCTCCAAGCCCTGCTGTCCTCTAAGACCAGGCCCCTGAGCAGCACCCTAACCATCCCACCCCCCACGTGGTGACTCACCTTGGACTTGAACCATGACAGTCCCTGAGTCCCATGAGTCCATGTTTCTGGGATATTTCACCTGCCCAGTGCAGTTATACCAGCCACTGCTGTTAGCTGTTGCTGTCCCCAGGAAGAGAGGCTGGTTTTTCTTAGAGAAATGGAGGAATTTTCCATCTCTGTAGAATTTCACATGGGACAGCACCGCGTTCTTCCTTCCCCGGCATTGCAGAATCAGTATATCCCCCTCAAACACGAGGTATGGCTGGGCTTGGGGGCTCAGCCAGACTGTAAGATGCAGGAGCAGGGTCACCCTGGAGCTGTGGGCCCCTCAGTccattttctccctcttccccagcctaatcccaccccgccccccacccccctactcCTGGGATGGAGGCTCCTGGATGGCAGCCTTGCAGCTGTCACTGTCCCCAGGTCATCATGCCAGACCGGGGCCAGCCCTCTGCTTTCTTCCACCCCTTcccctctgtttcctctgcccttctcctcttttcctcctccctcctcttctctctccatgcCTTCTCTCTGGCCTCCTTCCCTCCTACccttcttctctccatttttttccctcctacatgaccagggttggaacccttccctctgcagtggaagctcagagtgttaaccactgggccatcagggaagttcccctcCTTGTTTGCTTTTGCAACGCACTTTGCCACCTTGGCAAGCTTGAGGCAAATTGCATTCCTTCCATCCATTGTTCTTTGTTCCTCCTGATTGGATCCCCATTCTCCTAGTTTGGTTTCTTCTTCCCTGGTGACCCCAGCGCAGCTCTTTCTGCAGTGTCCACTTCAGATGGTATGTGCACCCGTCCCCACCAGAGAGGAGCTGGAGGGGTGGGTGTTGGATGTGCCATGGCCTGGGCTCGCTCCCCACTGCTTCCCTCATCGGGCTTCCCCAGGCCCAGCCTCCATCAGCACTCCCAGCAGTGAGGTTTGTCTCTACCACAATCACAGTGTGGGATCTGCCACCTCTGTCCTCCTTTCTAAAATGCCTTTTATGCTCTGATGTGGACAAGAGAAGAGCTCCTGGGGACCCAGCATCATTTCCAGGGCAATCCCAGACTGGCCTGGCCCTGGGACATACGTCTTTGGCTAACCAGGTACCGCTGGTCCCAGACAACCTCAGAAACCTGAGAGTAATGATGCGTAATCAGATAGGGAGCCCTAAAAAGAGCCTCAGCACATCCTACCTTTGTCTGGTTCTCCTGGATCCCCTGGATTCTTATTCTCACCCAAGAACTAATGATGCTCACAGCGTAGCTGAATAATGGGCCTTGCTTCCTTGGCTGCTCTTTCTAGCACCACTAAATATTGGTTTGGAGTCTTCCTCTCGGGCATCACAGAACATGCCCCTAGAGGTCAAGATTTCATAGGTCAGAGTTTTCACCCACTTGACAGAAGCTCCATGGAGGTCAGTGGGACAGGATGAGCAGGAGGGCAAAGGTAGCCAGGGGAGAAAGAAGGCTGACCCACAGGCAAAGATGTCTGCTTCCTTGAACATGAGTGGGATGGAAGCGAATCCCGATGTTGATGAGTGGGGATGGCAGGAGCTCCAGAGCCACACTGACAGGAGGAAATGGAGGCCGTTGGACTTATAAGGGGGCCAGGTGGAGGCCGAGAGTCATTCTTCTGGAACTTGAAGTCACCCTGTGACTATCACAGCCTGAGACAGTGAGGTCCTGGGTTTCTCCTCTTCCTAGGCACCGGTGTGGACCCCCGAGGAAGAGATCTAGGCCGGAGCTGCTCTGAGGATGTTGCTGGGGACCcaacgttgttgttgttcagtctctcagtcgtgcccgactctttgcaactgcatagacctgcagtgtgccaggcttccctgtccttcactatctcctggagtctgttcaaactcatgtccaaactCATTGCTAGCAATACTCAGTGATACTAGAACGAGCAGCCAAGGAAGCAAGGTCCATCATTCAGCTACACTGTGAGCATCATTAGttcttctgatccagggatccaggTGGACCAGGTGAAGGCAGGATGTGCTGGGGCTCTTCTTAGGGCTTCCTAGTCTATTACTCATCATTACTCCCAGGcttctgatgccatccaaccctctcattttctgtcatccctctctcttcctgctctcaatctttcccagcatcagggtctttaccaatgagtccgctcttcgcatcagatggccaaagtattagagcttcagcttcagcatcagtccttccagtggatattcagggttgatttcctttaggattgacccaATGGCCCTGATTTTGCCTATCTATTAAGTTTTGGCCCAGAGACACCcttggagatgaaagagacatggacAAGACTCAccaattttcccaacacagggaacTGCAAGAGAAAAAATGTGGTAGATTAAGTAGCAGAAAGAACTTTCTGACAAGGAGAGGGCCTGTCACCTTACAAATAGATGCTAACATTCATGCAACCAGTCAACCACCCAGCCCCCTAAGCACATAACTATCTAAGCCACCCAACCATTCACATACCCAGCCACCCACCTATCTAACCAAACAGCCACCCAGCCACTCAATACCCAGCCACCCAGCTATCTAACCAAACAGCCACCCAGCCACTCAGCCACTCAACTTTTATGGTGGACCTACTGCCTGGAATTCTTTGCCCaatctcattttaaatattaccTCCTGGGACAGGTCTTgctgggcttccccaggtggtgctcatggtaaagaacctgcctgccaatgcaggagatgcaagagacacgggttcaatccctgagttgggacgatcccctagaggatgaaatggcaactccagtattcttgcctggagaatcccatggacagaggagactggcaggctacagtccatacggttgcaaagagttggacatgactgaagcaacttagcacaattATCATAATACCCTATTGTGTTACCATCAGAGCACTTATCATCATTTAAAATTACCTTACCATTAAATTGCCTACTTGTAATcacctgtctccctccctctgtgtGGAActtaagctccatgagagcaggtcCTCTGCCTGTCTAGTTCACTGCCATGTTACCTACACCTAGGGCCCGTGCCTGGACCATGGTCTGTGTTCAATAAGCATATACTATATACTAAATAGTTGCACGAATGCTTCTCCCACTCGAGCAGGGACGGGAACAAAAAGTAGAAGACACAGGACTAGATTCCTACACTATTGTGCCTAAGGGGCCTGTTTACATGCACAGAAGAACTCAGCAAAGCAGGACCGAATTCTTGTGGCCCATCTGCCCACAGAGCTCTGGGGAATAGAGTATATGGAAGTGATCATAGGAAGGAGGTGAGAATAGAGTGTATGGGTGTGATCACAGGAAGGAGGTGAGGCGTCCCTGGAGGAGTAGTCATTAAACGATTGTGGGGCATGGACAGGCAGCTTGGACGCGTGAGAGAACTATCACCAGGCCAGCAGTCACAGCGTGTTGCATCTGGTACGCATCACACTAATGCTTCTAGAAGAACGAATGTTTGAGGAGAGTGAGTggacaggaaagtgaaagtgttagttgcttagtcatatctgacttttggtgaccccatggactatagcctgccaggcaccagtgtccatgggattctccaggcaagaatactggggcgggtagccatttccttctccaggggatcttcccgactcaagggtcaaattcaggtctcttccattgcaggcagattctttaccatttgaaccaccagggaagcccaggtggcctGGAAAGAGAGGCCAAACCACAAAAGGATGACAGATGAGGTTAGGCAGGTGTGATCAGCCTAAGGGATGGGAGACCCTAAACTGAGGGACAGAGTTGGATATAAAGCAGTGGAGCATATTCTGGGCTTTGGGGCAAGAGGCAAAAGAATGAATGATGTAGGGCTGAGTGCAGTCGGTCCAGC
Proteins encoded in this region:
- the FCRL6 gene encoding Fc receptor-like protein 6, which gives rise to MLLWTVALLFVPCVGKIVWLSPQAQPYLVFEGDILILQCRGRKNAVLSHVKFYRDGKFLHFSKKNQPLFLGTATANSSGWYNCTGQVKYPRNMDSWDSGTVMVQVQELFLPPVLTALPSHELCEGSPVTLRCQTKLHSQKSALRLLFSFHKEGRTLQNRSSRPELRIPAAKEGDAGLYWCKASPESGQVQKRSPQLELRVWAPVSRPLLTLRPTSLAVGDEVELLCEVQRGSPPILYSFHLNGDILRNHVAPHGGPASCLFRVMSEQDAGNYSCEAGNRVSRETSEPETLSVDDPQVLPAPTSSNWLVPWLPASLLAMMVIAAALLGYFRPWRKNGPLPPRNLPSAPSEEQHPLYVNVYHQNENNEAVIYSEIHTITIPREHEARPAQPAQQEKDISVIYAEVKHPQLSKDPDKGLNRRSTIH